The following proteins come from a genomic window of Plectropomus leopardus isolate mb chromosome 11, YSFRI_Pleo_2.0, whole genome shotgun sequence:
- the hsbp1b gene encoding heat shock factor-binding protein 1b, which produces MAETDPKSVQDLTNVVQTLLQQMQDKFQTMSDQIIGRIDEMSTRIDDLEKNIADLMTQAGVEEIEAAPEKAKEGQGS; this is translated from the exons ATGGCTGAAACGGATCCCAAGTCGGTGCAGGACCTTACCAATGTG GTCCAGACACTGCTGCAACAGATGCAAGACAAGTTCCAGACTATGTCAGACCAGATCATCGGGAGGA TTGATGAGATGAGCACGCGCATTGATGACTTGGAGAAGAACATTGCCGACCTGATGACCCAGGCTGGTGTTGAAGAGATTGAAGCAGCACCAGAGAAGGCTAAAGAGGGTCAAGGCTCATAA